One stretch of Acidobacteriota bacterium DNA includes these proteins:
- the icd gene encoding isocitrate dehydrogenase (NADP(+)) → MARRIHIIVPPDGKPITIKDKKLSVPANPIIPVIEGDGIGRDIMKATRRVVDAAVEKAFDGKRRIVWMDVYAGEKANELYGEWLPGETIDAIRRHFVALKGPLTTPIGGGFRSLNVTMRQAMELYACIRPVRWFPGVGSPVVHPEKLNVIVFRENTEDVYAGIEWKEGSVEAKNVIDWLNKTMKTAIREDSGIGVKPMSVTGTKRLMRKAVQHAVDKKLPSVTLVHKGNIMKYTEGAFRDWGYQLAVAEFRDHVVTEEELWTKHDGKMPKGKVLIKDRIADSIFQQVLTRPDEYSVLATPNLNGDYLSDACAAQVGGLGMAPGANIGDYIGLFEATHGTAPKYADKDVINPGSLILSAVMMLDYMGWSKAGKMIEDAIEKTIAQKIVTYDLHRQMEGATKVGTSAFATQIIKNL, encoded by the coding sequence ATGGCACGTCGTATTCATATCATCGTTCCGCCGGACGGGAAACCCATTACGATCAAGGACAAAAAGCTGTCCGTTCCAGCCAACCCGATCATACCCGTGATCGAGGGAGACGGGATCGGACGCGACATCATGAAAGCGACCCGTCGAGTGGTCGATGCCGCCGTCGAGAAGGCGTTCGACGGCAAACGCCGCATTGTCTGGATGGACGTGTATGCCGGTGAAAAGGCCAACGAGCTGTATGGCGAGTGGCTTCCTGGCGAAACCATCGATGCCATCCGCAGACATTTCGTGGCGCTTAAGGGTCCCCTTACCACCCCTATCGGCGGTGGTTTTCGGTCCCTGAACGTCACCATGCGTCAGGCCATGGAGCTGTACGCCTGCATCCGGCCCGTGCGCTGGTTTCCCGGCGTCGGCTCACCCGTCGTGCACCCGGAGAAACTCAACGTTATCGTCTTCCGCGAGAACACCGAGGACGTTTACGCCGGTATCGAGTGGAAGGAGGGCAGCGTTGAGGCCAAGAACGTGATCGACTGGCTCAACAAGACCATGAAAACCGCCATCCGCGAGGATTCGGGCATCGGCGTCAAACCGATGTCGGTGACCGGCACCAAGCGGCTGATGCGCAAAGCCGTCCAGCACGCCGTCGACAAGAAGCTTCCCTCGGTCACCCTCGTGCACAAGGGCAACATCATGAAATACACCGAGGGTGCCTTTCGCGACTGGGGCTACCAGCTTGCCGTCGCGGAATTCCGCGACCACGTCGTGACCGAGGAGGAACTCTGGACGAAGCACGACGGCAAGATGCCAAAGGGGAAGGTGCTCATCAAGGACCGCATCGCCGATTCCATCTTCCAGCAGGTCCTTACGCGCCCGGACGAGTATTCCGTTCTGGCCACGCCTAATCTCAATGGCGACTACCTGTCGGACGCCTGCGCGGCGCAGGTCGGCGGACTCGGCATGGCCCCCGGCGCCAACATCGGTGACTATATCGGGCTGTTCGAGGCCACCCACGGCACCGCGCCCAAGTACGCCGACAAGGACGTCATCAACCCCGGCTCGCTGATCCTCTCGGCGGTCATGATGCTTGACTACATGGGTTGGAGCAAGGCGGGGAAGATGATCGAGGACGCCATCGAGAAGACGATTGCGCAGAAGATCGTCACGTACGATCTGCATCGGCAGATGGAGGGCGCGACCAAGGTCGGGACCTCGGCCTTCGCGACGCAGATCATCAAGAACCTTTAG
- a CDS encoding lactate racemase domain-containing protein, with amino-acid sequence MRVALAYDGRHIMVKLPSTTTVDVFAPQPSGDTVDADDFLASCRSAGFADVVSCDVPLVVVNDGYRSTPTARILEWLRPAYPGLLDKARFLIATGAHDAPGEQHLEKIFGNHLHRLRGRVSVHDCRDRNSLARVGVDHLGGEVYINRQILDADRVLVIGSVEPHYFAGFTGGRKALFPGLSDFDTIERNHVLANSLQAAPLKLSGNPVAEHLDELTAMIDCAKVFAVEAVTDEAGGITGLFVGALSQAFAQAAAMAEALYARRVADRYDVVLCEVMPPLDSNLYQGQKALENSQAAVVDGGATVIVSACREGVGSSHFYDMAPGWDRRRNVPADGRLSFGSHKLSRVNAITERIDVRLFSELPDERVRSVFFEPVHDIDKYLLTAAETKDSLRLAVVHDAGHTVLTVH; translated from the coding sequence ATGAGAGTGGCACTCGCATATGACGGAAGGCACATTATGGTGAAGCTTCCCTCGACGACGACGGTGGACGTTTTTGCCCCGCAACCGTCCGGTGACACCGTTGACGCGGACGACTTCCTCGCAAGCTGCCGCAGCGCCGGATTTGCGGACGTTGTTTCGTGTGACGTGCCTCTTGTTGTTGTCAATGACGGATACCGCAGCACGCCGACCGCCCGGATCCTGGAGTGGCTCCGACCGGCCTATCCCGGGCTTCTTGACAAGGCACGGTTTCTCATTGCAACCGGCGCCCATGACGCACCCGGCGAACAGCACCTCGAGAAGATCTTCGGCAACCATCTTCATCGGCTCCGCGGCCGCGTCAGCGTGCACGACTGTCGTGACAGGAACTCCCTGGCAAGAGTCGGTGTCGATCACCTCGGCGGCGAAGTGTACATCAACAGGCAGATTCTCGATGCCGACCGGGTGCTTGTGATAGGCTCGGTGGAACCGCACTACTTTGCCGGTTTCACCGGCGGTCGCAAGGCGCTGTTTCCGGGCTTGTCCGATTTTGACACCATAGAGAGAAACCACGTTCTGGCCAATTCTCTTCAGGCGGCTCCGCTCAAACTGTCAGGCAACCCGGTTGCCGAGCACCTTGACGAGCTTACCGCCATGATTGATTGTGCGAAGGTTTTCGCGGTTGAGGCCGTGACCGACGAGGCAGGCGGAATTACGGGTCTTTTTGTCGGGGCGCTGTCGCAGGCCTTCGCACAGGCGGCGGCCATGGCCGAGGCCCTATACGCCCGCCGCGTCGCCGACCGGTACGATGTCGTCCTGTGTGAGGTGATGCCTCCGCTTGACAGCAACCTGTATCAGGGCCAGAAGGCGCTGGAGAATTCACAGGCGGCCGTTGTCGACGGCGGAGCGACCGTCATCGTCTCGGCCTGCCGGGAGGGTGTCGGTTCGAGTCATTTTTACGACATGGCCCCGGGGTGGGACCGCCGACGAAACGTGCCGGCAGATGGCCGGCTGTCGTTCGGCTCACATAAACTCTCGCGCGTGAATGCCATCACTGAACGAATCGACGTCCGGCTGTTCTCCGAACTGCCCGACGAACGCGTGCGGAGCGTGTTTTTTGAACCTGTACATGACATTGACAAGTATCTGCTAACCGCAGCAGAGACGAAGGACAGTCTCCGGCTGGCCGTCGTTCACGACGCTGGCCATACCGTGTTGACAGTTCACTGA
- the mdh gene encoding malate dehydrogenase, whose product MNKKIAVIGAGHVGATTAMYLAEANFADVVLVDIVEGMPVGKGLDLTQAGPVRGYNAMVLGTNKYQDIKGADIVIMTAGMPRKPGMSREDLLTMNADIVGSAAKNIKKHAPNSTVIVVSNPLDLMTFHMYKVTGFPKNRVFGQAGVLDSIRLRAFVAMELGVAMTDTQAMVLGGHGDTMVPLPRYTTVAGIPISELIPNDRIKAISQRTAVGGGEIVKLLKTGSAYYAPAAASVDMCRAVFNDEKKVLPASAFLTGQYGIKDIYIGVPVVLGADGVEKILELKLKKIELDSLQKSAKTYKQHLKLMGY is encoded by the coding sequence ATGAACAAGAAGATTGCCGTTATCGGCGCAGGGCACGTAGGCGCGACGACTGCCATGTATCTGGCGGAGGCGAACTTCGCCGATGTCGTCCTAGTCGATATTGTCGAAGGCATGCCCGTCGGCAAGGGGCTTGACCTTACCCAGGCCGGACCGGTCCGAGGGTACAACGCCATGGTCCTCGGGACCAACAAGTACCAGGATATCAAGGGCGCCGACATCGTCATCATGACGGCCGGCATGCCGCGAAAGCCCGGGATGTCACGCGAAGACCTGCTAACCATGAACGCCGATATCGTCGGCAGCGCTGCCAAGAACATTAAAAAGCACGCCCCCAACAGCACCGTGATCGTCGTGTCCAACCCGCTGGACCTCATGACCTTCCACATGTACAAGGTCACCGGCTTCCCCAAGAACCGTGTTTTCGGACAGGCCGGCGTGCTCGACTCCATCCGGTTACGGGCCTTTGTCGCCATGGAACTCGGTGTCGCCATGACCGACACCCAGGCCATGGTCCTCGGCGGGCACGGTGACACCATGGTGCCGCTGCCGCGCTACACCACTGTGGCCGGCATACCGATTTCGGAACTGATCCCGAACGATCGTATCAAGGCCATTTCGCAGCGAACCGCCGTCGGCGGCGGCGAAATCGTCAAGCTGCTCAAGACCGGTTCAGCCTACTACGCGCCCGCCGCCGCGTCCGTGGACATGTGCCGGGCCGTTTTCAACGACGAGAAGAAAGTCCTGCCCGCATCGGCCTTTCTGACCGGCCAGTACGGTATCAAGGACATCTATATCGGCGTGCCCGTGGTTCTTGGCGCCGACGGGGTAGAGAAGATTCTGGAGCTTAAGCTGAAAAAGATCGAACTCGATTCCCTTCAGAAGTCAGCCAAGACTTACAAGCAGCATCTCAAACTGATGGGTTACTAG